The Tumebacillus amylolyticus genome contains a region encoding:
- a CDS encoding NCS2 family permease: MLNLFQRVFGLREHGTTLKTEVMAGMTSFFTIVYIVAVNSAILADAGIPMAGGVLATVLTACFGCLLMGFYANAPLMLVPGMGVNAFFVYTIVHSMGLSWQEGLAAVFLSGVLFAVTAFTRLAGWLSEAIPQSLKEAITVGIGLLLTFIGLQKGSLVAASSTTFVQMGDLSSPEALVTVLTLLVTLVLFFRGVKGAFLLSILVGTGLGWVFGLVQPGETASAASSASIWDGFSVIGALSFAKVGSISFWMATFSLTMILVFENMGILHGFVPEQKFKRSFQANAISVISSGFFGTSPTVTTVENAAGLAAGGKTGLTALTAGGLFLLSLFFLPFIQIIPGCAIAPVLIVIGGLMIQNVQNIKFQDITEGFPAFLIIVLIPLTYSIADGIAFGFIAYPVLKLALGRHKEISMPAVVIAGLFLVDLVLNAMGV; this comes from the coding sequence TTGCTGAACTTGTTTCAACGCGTATTTGGTTTGCGAGAGCATGGAACCACGTTGAAAACCGAAGTGATGGCAGGCATGACGTCGTTCTTCACCATTGTGTATATTGTAGCGGTCAACTCTGCGATTCTCGCCGATGCCGGGATTCCGATGGCGGGGGGCGTGTTGGCAACGGTTTTGACGGCGTGTTTTGGGTGCCTGCTGATGGGCTTCTATGCAAACGCGCCGCTGATGCTGGTGCCGGGCATGGGAGTCAACGCGTTTTTCGTGTACACCATCGTGCATTCGATGGGGCTCTCGTGGCAAGAGGGTTTGGCCGCCGTTTTTCTCTCGGGCGTGCTGTTTGCTGTCACCGCGTTTACGCGGTTGGCGGGCTGGCTGTCGGAAGCGATTCCGCAGTCGCTCAAGGAAGCGATCACCGTCGGCATCGGTCTGTTGCTGACCTTCATCGGGTTGCAAAAAGGGTCTCTCGTCGCCGCCAGCTCTACAACGTTCGTTCAGATGGGGGACTTGAGTTCTCCTGAGGCGTTGGTGACGGTTTTGACGTTGCTGGTGACGCTGGTGCTGTTCTTCCGCGGTGTGAAGGGAGCTTTCTTGCTCTCGATCTTGGTCGGCACCGGCCTTGGCTGGGTGTTCGGTCTCGTGCAACCGGGCGAGACGGCGTCGGCCGCATCGTCTGCGTCGATCTGGGACGGATTCTCGGTGATCGGAGCGTTGTCGTTCGCGAAAGTCGGTTCGATTTCGTTCTGGATGGCGACGTTCTCGCTGACGATGATCCTCGTGTTTGAGAACATGGGGATTCTGCACGGGTTTGTTCCGGAGCAGAAATTCAAGCGCTCGTTCCAAGCAAACGCCATCTCGGTCATCTCGTCCGGATTCTTCGGCACGAGTCCGACGGTCACGACCGTCGAGAACGCCGCCGGCCTCGCAGCAGGGGGCAAGACCGGGTTGACAGCTCTGACAGCGGGCGGGTTGTTCCTGCTGTCGTTGTTCTTCCTGCCGTTCATTCAGATCATCCCGGGCTGTGCGATTGCGCCGGTGCTGATCGTGATCGGCGGGTTGATGATTCAGAATGTCCAGAACATCAAGTTCCAAGACATCACCGAAGGCTTCCCCGCGTTCCTAATCATCGTGCTGATTCCGCTGACCTACAGCATCGCAGACGGCATTGCATTCGGTTTCATTGCGTACCCCGTGCTGAAACTGGCACTGGGCAGACACAAGGAGATCTCGATGCCCGCCGTTGTGATTGCCGGGTTGTTCCTGGTGGATTTGGTATTGAATGCGATGGGCGTGTAA
- a CDS encoding NACHT domain-containing protein, whose amino-acid sequence MTTVQYTWKRFWCPREGTFSLIDGGFLLDPEGEWGKYHTTDVVSYDEILGIQCLAFIGEPGTGKSTALKHEHLRRANEIEKQGDKTMFLDLRSFGSEERLVKKLFESNDFTEWVDGDYKLHLFLDSLDEGLLRIDTIATLLVDELAKFPVKRLFLRIACRTGDWPNVLENGLIELLGEEHVRVYELVPLRRSDVRQAVISQGLNESCFFEELYKREAVSLAIKPVTLNLLINVFRESGQLPSTQQELYLKGCSLLCSEISDNRLRSSKMLGALTRTQRFLVAARIAAVTIFSNRYAVWRAPDLGNVPEVDVTMDALSGGVEIAEGNIFEVTEFAIQEVLSTGLFNSRGANRFGWAHQTYAEFLAAYYVTTRNMETKQIMSLLTHPTDPERRLIPQLHQTAAWIANLNPIMIQGILVSDPVVLLNADVLNFDDRTKELLTEALLKEAEKKTIIDTELRSFYRKLQHPKLAEQLRPYFNDSSKGWLARRIAVDIAEACVIVELKQDLIDTVIDLTESQNHRENAAHALCRFVDEQTIPIFKLMISGKTGDDPNDQLKGYGFRSLWPNHISKDELFSLLTQPKKRNYIGAYKMFLKYEIIEKLEPKDLPIALNWLRENGKGFLHLSEFDHLEEGILEKALQNIMDAKVLEEYWNTLVTLSSKRRFSNSFIRRLHLENDGNKNLIQYALSMENQTTSLQILSSTGLIKSSDLPWLLEMMKNNHDTPLGRKYAQLAWDIFAGSDQIELIFDAYVKYPIMKDIVGDFFKPVDLYSEKAKSLRESYRDEQDLECEDKVENLDPPPSVKVLRMLDEIESGKIESWWYLNLVMSVEEESPHYSNEDEVDLTKLPGWVNADTPTHSRIVDAAKKYVLTQCEDTDQWLGQKIIYRPATAGYRALFLLYLIDSKFVNTLPSGVWRNWASIILSYQGSGEDEDKPAVQKLVSFAYEHAPEEFFKTLQIMIEKETEKNEHVYFLERLTGCLDQRLGNFLLSFIQDRPQMSPKCMESILDFLINNKINSVRDILQDIDSRHSDDPADAEKAVIVKRLLLVGVLTTETPRELFSLLEGDLEFAKKVMLQISEDLRRFELIRHLEEDQVAVLYVWLANVFPHSEDPIHDNSTMAHFVGPRENVADYRDGILNYLKQRGTYQACEVICAIMDELPHLEWLTWSLIEARKVARQQTWNPPTSKDILELARHSENRLVQNGDDLLEVLCDTLKKIESKFQGETPIAFTLWNETKKGQYKPKDEEEFSDLIKHHLGEDLRNRGVVVNREVEIRSGYGTGKGERTDIQVDAIMRNPQSREYDNITVIIEVKGCWNKELKTAIENQLVGRYLQDNQTNHGLYLVGWFVCDQWTDEDYRKKQTPKSTLAEAQDLFETQAIASLKSGKHVKTFVMNTALR is encoded by the coding sequence ATGACAACTGTTCAATACACCTGGAAAAGGTTTTGGTGTCCCCGAGAAGGCACATTTTCCTTAATTGATGGTGGATTCCTTCTTGACCCTGAAGGGGAGTGGGGGAAATACCATACTACTGATGTAGTTTCATATGATGAAATCTTGGGAATTCAGTGTCTCGCCTTCATTGGAGAGCCGGGGACAGGTAAGTCAACAGCGTTGAAGCATGAGCATCTAAGACGAGCAAACGAAATTGAAAAACAAGGTGATAAAACAATGTTTTTGGATCTTCGTTCTTTCGGGAGTGAAGAACGACTTGTTAAGAAATTGTTCGAGAGCAATGATTTTACTGAATGGGTAGACGGAGATTACAAATTGCATCTATTTTTGGACAGCTTAGATGAAGGGTTACTTCGAATTGATACAATTGCAACTTTGTTAGTAGATGAACTTGCTAAATTCCCTGTAAAACGATTATTTTTACGGATTGCGTGCCGAACGGGAGATTGGCCGAATGTGTTGGAGAATGGATTGATTGAATTATTGGGGGAAGAGCATGTTAGGGTTTATGAACTTGTACCTCTGAGGCGGAGTGATGTTAGGCAAGCAGTGATTTCACAAGGTCTGAATGAAAGCTGTTTTTTTGAAGAGCTATACAAAAGGGAAGCAGTATCTCTTGCAATTAAGCCGGTGACTCTGAATCTCTTGATTAACGTCTTTCGGGAGTCCGGCCAATTGCCGTCGACACAACAGGAGCTGTATTTAAAGGGCTGTTCGTTGCTTTGTTCGGAAATTAGTGACAACAGGTTGAGATCAAGCAAAATGTTAGGGGCTTTGACTCGAACGCAGCGCTTTTTAGTAGCTGCTCGAATCGCAGCTGTAACGATCTTTTCAAATCGATATGCGGTGTGGCGTGCTCCTGATCTGGGAAATGTCCCAGAAGTAGATGTAACGATGGATGCATTGAGCGGGGGAGTTGAAATCGCTGAAGGTAACATATTCGAGGTAACAGAGTTTGCCATTCAAGAAGTTCTTTCTACGGGTTTGTTTAATTCACGCGGTGCCAATCGCTTTGGGTGGGCGCATCAAACTTACGCGGAGTTTTTGGCCGCTTATTACGTTACGACTCGAAATATGGAGACGAAACAAATAATGAGCTTGCTTACACACCCTACAGATCCAGAGAGAAGGTTGATCCCGCAACTTCACCAAACAGCGGCATGGATTGCGAATCTTAATCCTATTATGATTCAGGGAATACTTGTAAGTGACCCTGTTGTCCTCCTGAATGCTGATGTATTGAATTTTGATGATCGTACCAAAGAATTGCTGACTGAAGCTTTGCTGAAAGAAGCTGAAAAAAAGACAATAATAGATACAGAACTTAGGAGTTTTTATAGAAAGCTTCAGCATCCGAAGTTAGCGGAGCAATTACGGCCATATTTTAACGACTCGTCAAAAGGTTGGTTAGCACGAAGGATCGCTGTAGATATCGCGGAAGCATGTGTAATCGTGGAATTGAAACAGGATCTTATTGATACCGTAATAGACCTTACCGAGTCACAAAATCATCGTGAGAATGCAGCACATGCATTATGCCGTTTTGTCGATGAACAAACAATTCCCATATTCAAACTCATGATATCTGGTAAAACGGGGGATGATCCGAACGATCAACTAAAAGGATATGGTTTCAGGAGTCTATGGCCTAATCATATCAGCAAAGATGAACTCTTTAGCCTGTTGACCCAACCCAAAAAAAGGAATTATATTGGCGCATACAAGATGTTTCTCAAATACGAAATAATAGAAAAATTAGAGCCTAAAGACTTACCGATCGCTTTAAATTGGCTACGTGAGAACGGAAAAGGATTTCTTCATCTGTCAGAATTTGATCATTTAGAAGAGGGAATTCTAGAAAAAGCTTTGCAAAATATCATGGATGCTAAAGTGTTGGAGGAGTATTGGAACACTCTAGTTACCCTTAGTTCAAAAAGAAGATTCAGCAATAGCTTTATTAGGAGATTGCATTTAGAAAATGACGGCAATAAAAACTTGATTCAGTATGCATTAAGTATGGAAAATCAAACGACTAGCTTACAAATATTATCTTCCACGGGTCTAATAAAGTCATCAGATTTACCGTGGTTGCTAGAAATGATGAAGAACAACCACGATACTCCACTTGGTCGAAAATATGCTCAACTTGCATGGGATATCTTTGCTGGTTCTGATCAAATTGAGCTAATTTTTGATGCCTACGTCAAATATCCAATCATGAAAGATATTGTCGGGGATTTCTTTAAGCCGGTTGATTTGTACTCCGAAAAGGCTAAATCTTTACGAGAAAGTTATAGAGACGAGCAGGATCTGGAATGTGAAGATAAAGTAGAGAATCTTGATCCTCCTCCCTCGGTGAAGGTTTTAAGGATGTTAGACGAAATTGAGTCTGGCAAAATAGAATCTTGGTGGTATTTAAATCTGGTGATGTCTGTTGAAGAGGAAAGTCCTCATTATAGTAACGAGGATGAAGTTGATCTCACAAAATTGCCAGGATGGGTCAACGCAGATACTCCCACTCATAGTCGAATCGTAGATGCAGCGAAGAAATATGTGCTAACTCAATGTGAGGACACGGATCAGTGGCTTGGGCAAAAAATAATCTATAGACCAGCAACTGCGGGTTATCGAGCCTTATTTCTTCTATATTTGATTGATTCCAAATTCGTTAACACATTACCGAGTGGTGTATGGCGTAATTGGGCATCAATCATCTTGAGTTATCAAGGGTCAGGTGAAGATGAAGACAAACCCGCTGTTCAGAAATTGGTTTCTTTTGCATATGAACACGCACCAGAAGAGTTTTTTAAAACTTTGCAAATAATGATAGAGAAGGAAACCGAGAAAAACGAGCACGTTTATTTTTTGGAAAGACTAACGGGATGTTTAGATCAAAGGTTGGGTAATTTTCTTCTATCTTTTATACAGGACCGACCTCAGATGTCGCCGAAATGCATGGAGAGTATTTTAGATTTCCTTATTAACAACAAAATAAATAGTGTGAGGGATATCTTGCAAGATATTGATTCCAGGCATTCTGATGACCCAGCGGATGCTGAGAAGGCTGTGATTGTAAAACGTTTACTGTTGGTCGGAGTGCTAACCACCGAAACTCCAAGAGAACTTTTCTCTTTATTAGAAGGTGACCTTGAATTTGCTAAAAAGGTCATGCTTCAGATCTCTGAAGATCTTCGGCGTTTTGAATTGATTCGCCACTTAGAGGAAGATCAAGTTGCGGTTCTTTACGTTTGGCTAGCTAATGTATTTCCTCATTCAGAGGATCCGATTCACGATAACAGCACAATGGCTCATTTTGTAGGTCCTCGCGAGAATGTAGCAGACTATCGTGATGGAATACTTAATTACCTAAAACAGAGAGGAACATACCAAGCTTGTGAAGTAATTTGTGCAATTATGGACGAGCTACCACACCTAGAATGGCTAACGTGGAGTTTGATTGAAGCAAGAAAGGTTGCGCGACAACAAACTTGGAACCCTCCAACCTCTAAGGATATCTTAGAACTTGCTCGTCACTCCGAGAATCGATTGGTGCAAAACGGGGACGACCTGCTTGAAGTATTATGCGATACTTTGAAAAAAATCGAATCTAAATTTCAAGGAGAAACACCTATCGCTTTCACGCTTTGGAATGAAACTAAGAAAGGGCAATACAAACCGAAGGATGAGGAAGAATTCTCAGACCTCATCAAGCACCATCTGGGCGAGGACTTACGAAATCGAGGAGTAGTCGTCAATCGTGAAGTGGAAATTCGATCAGGTTATGGTACGGGTAAAGGGGAGCGTACGGATATTCAGGTTGACGCTATTATGCGCAATCCACAGAGTAGGGAATACGATAACATAACCGTGATTATTGAAGTTAAAGGATGCTGGAACAAAGAACTGAAAACCGCGATTGAAAACCAATTAGTTGGAAGATACTTGCAAGACAATCAAACAAATCATGGTTTGTATCTTGTTGGCTGGTTCGTTTGTGACCAGTGGACGGATGAAGATTATCGTAAAAAGCAAACTCCAAAGAGTACTCTAGCGGAAGCGCAGGACCTGTTTGAAACACAGGCAATCGCATCATTGAAAAGCGGGAAGCACGTAAAAACTTTTGTAATGAATACAGCGTTGCGATAA
- a CDS encoding M36 family metallopeptidase, which translates to MKRKTMITAIATAVMMTTVVPAAFAQTGTPTVAAPAAKSVDAQAAAGNALKAEAAKYGFKSDLSDLQLVSTTNTLGGTIVRYQQTVNGEELFTHQVAVTLDNAGQALLVTSDYVPNLTVETIKTKKLTENEAEAKALADLNVTGGASAMNSRKFGYVVENGKAVPAFKVVSHNGEAEVESFVHAENGKVLKKRDLHQNVNGTGKVFNPNPVRTQGSATGLTDNSNRDSTALTNQLKAVTLQGLDGSGYLRGSYVYIKSKANTFSSTNAFNFTRSSSSFEDVMAYYHIDTVQRYIQTLGFTNVNNRAITVNTNASTQDNSWYSPSTKDLTFGTGGVDDAEDAGIIAHEYGHSIQDNQVPGFGATEEGGAMGEGFGDFMGATYEDAVAPNTAFKALIGEWDATSYSSSNPPTLRRLDTTKKYPTNMDGEVHDDGEIWSHGEYDMAQAFGRDVATKIILQSHFSLTPNSGFANGVAAIKAADQALYGGSHLTQLNSIWAARGL; encoded by the coding sequence ATGAAACGCAAAACCATGATCACCGCAATCGCAACCGCAGTTATGATGACGACGGTCGTCCCGGCTGCATTCGCACAAACCGGTACCCCGACTGTTGCAGCACCGGCAGCAAAGTCCGTCGATGCACAAGCAGCAGCAGGTAACGCTCTGAAAGCAGAAGCTGCGAAATACGGCTTCAAATCCGATCTCTCCGACCTGCAACTCGTCTCCACGACGAACACGCTGGGCGGCACGATCGTTCGCTACCAACAAACCGTAAACGGCGAAGAACTGTTCACCCACCAAGTCGCTGTAACCCTCGACAACGCTGGACAAGCGCTGCTCGTGACCTCCGACTACGTGCCGAACCTCACCGTTGAAACGATCAAAACCAAGAAACTGACCGAAAACGAAGCAGAAGCAAAAGCTCTGGCTGACCTGAACGTCACCGGCGGCGCATCTGCGATGAACTCCCGCAAGTTCGGTTATGTTGTTGAAAACGGCAAAGCGGTTCCGGCATTCAAAGTTGTTTCCCACAACGGCGAAGCAGAAGTTGAATCCTTCGTCCACGCTGAAAACGGCAAGGTCCTCAAGAAGCGCGACCTGCACCAAAACGTAAACGGCACGGGTAAAGTCTTCAACCCGAACCCGGTTCGTACCCAAGGCAGCGCTACCGGCCTGACCGACAACTCCAACAGAGACTCCACCGCTCTGACCAACCAACTGAAAGCTGTAACCCTGCAAGGTCTGGACGGCTCCGGCTACCTGCGCGGTTCCTACGTATACATCAAGTCGAAAGCGAACACCTTCTCTTCGACGAACGCATTTAACTTCACCCGTTCTTCGTCTTCCTTCGAAGACGTCATGGCATACTACCACATCGACACCGTTCAACGTTACATCCAAACGCTCGGCTTCACCAACGTGAACAACCGTGCGATCACCGTTAACACCAACGCTTCGACGCAAGACAACTCCTGGTACTCCCCGTCCACGAAGGATCTGACCTTCGGCACCGGCGGCGTTGACGATGCAGAAGATGCAGGGATCATCGCGCATGAGTACGGCCACTCCATCCAAGACAACCAAGTTCCGGGCTTCGGTGCAACCGAAGAGGGCGGCGCTATGGGCGAAGGCTTCGGCGACTTCATGGGCGCAACCTACGAAGATGCAGTAGCTCCGAACACTGCGTTCAAAGCTCTGATCGGTGAGTGGGACGCTACTTCCTACTCCTCCTCCAACCCGCCGACCCTGCGTCGTCTGGACACCACCAAGAAATACCCGACCAACATGGACGGCGAAGTTCATGATGACGGTGAGATCTGGTCGCACGGTGAATACGACATGGCGCAAGCATTTGGCCGTGACGTAGCAACCAAAATCATCCTGCAATCGCACTTCTCCCTCACCCCGAACTCCGGCTTTGCTAACGGCGTCGCAGCAATCAAAGCGGCTGACCAAGCTCTGTACGGCGGTTCCCACCTGACCCAACTCAACTCCATCTGGGCTGCTCGCGGCCTGTAA
- a CDS encoding DUF378 domain-containing protein: MNRITSWDRIALTLVIVGALNWLLVGLFQWDLVAALFGGADSWLSRIIYTLVGISGLYCFKLLLMGRDDREVR, from the coding sequence ATGAACCGTATCACGTCTTGGGATCGAATTGCGCTCACCCTCGTCATCGTTGGGGCATTGAACTGGTTGCTGGTCGGTTTGTTCCAATGGGACTTGGTGGCCGCCCTGTTCGGCGGTGCCGACTCTTGGCTCAGCCGCATCATCTACACCTTGGTAGGGATCTCCGGTCTCTACTGCTTCAAACTCTTGCTGATGGGTCGCGATGATCGAGAAGTGAGATAA
- a CDS encoding tetraprenyl-beta-curcumene synthase family protein, which translates to MIRTPETPFTLLRRSFRDVLPASGRELKSWHDFASRIPDPELQHQALMSLTTKRFHADGGTVYATAAHPAHLHTLVKLIVAFQTISDYLDNLCDRSTSLDPADFRQLHQAMLDAVTRNGELHDYYAHRAEKNDGGYLNALVTTCQESIASLPSYPLVQAGILRLVGLYCDLQVHKHVRVEEREPRLIKWFEQHAEQFPELAWYEFSAATGSTLGMFMLFLAASDEDLTPEDVEKILHAYFPWIGGLHILLDYFIDQEEDLEGGDLNFVTYYESTDEAYERIRTFASRSLQALEDLPSPRFHRLVIQGLVGMYFSDTKVLGDSPHRAFVLELTEGMGRIASLFHWVCRYYRKRYDSY; encoded by the coding sequence ATGATACGAACTCCCGAGACCCCATTCACCCTCTTACGCCGCAGCTTCCGCGACGTGCTCCCGGCATCCGGCCGTGAATTGAAATCCTGGCACGACTTCGCATCGCGTATTCCCGATCCGGAATTGCAGCACCAAGCCTTGATGAGTTTGACGACCAAGCGTTTTCACGCCGACGGCGGCACCGTCTACGCCACCGCCGCTCATCCCGCGCATCTACATACGTTAGTGAAATTGATCGTCGCGTTCCAGACGATTTCCGATTATCTCGACAACCTGTGCGACCGCAGTACCTCGCTTGATCCGGCAGATTTCCGCCAACTGCACCAAGCGATGCTCGACGCCGTGACCCGCAACGGAGAACTCCACGACTACTACGCCCACCGTGCGGAAAAAAACGACGGCGGCTACCTCAACGCCCTCGTCACCACTTGCCAAGAAAGCATCGCGTCTCTGCCAAGTTACCCGCTCGTCCAAGCAGGAATTCTCCGGCTCGTCGGCCTGTATTGCGATCTCCAAGTCCACAAGCATGTCCGAGTCGAAGAGCGCGAACCTCGCCTCATCAAGTGGTTCGAGCAACACGCCGAGCAATTCCCGGAGCTTGCGTGGTATGAATTCTCGGCGGCAACCGGCTCCACGCTCGGCATGTTCATGCTCTTCCTCGCCGCAAGTGACGAGGATTTGACGCCGGAGGATGTGGAGAAGATTCTACACGCCTACTTCCCGTGGATCGGCGGTTTGCACATCCTGCTCGACTACTTCATCGACCAAGAGGAAGATTTGGAGGGCGGCGACTTAAATTTCGTCACCTACTATGAATCGACAGACGAAGCGTACGAACGCATCCGCACCTTTGCGTCCCGCTCCCTGCAAGCTCTCGAAGACTTGCCAAGCCCCCGCTTTCACCGCTTGGTGATTCAAGGCTTGGTCGGCATGTACTTCTCGGACACCAAAGTTCTTGGAGACTCGCCACACCGCGCCTTCGTGTTGGAATTGACCGAAGGCATGGGACGCATCGCGAGTCTGTTCCACTGGGTCTGCCGCTATTACCGCAAGCGCTACGACTCGTATTAA
- a CDS encoding SDR family oxidoreductase has product MARQLAGQTAIVTGASRGIGRAIVRNLLELGINVVAVARNEYGLERLQEEMRVGKRLLAVACDIRDQLEVERLFEVASDRFGRIEIVVNNAGVGSFAPIEEYDEVMLDEILDTNLKAVFHMCRAAFVHMKRNGGGQVVNIAALLGMETEPFASAYCASKWGVMGLTEALHQEGRPHGIRVAVVAPGTTQTDFAGIPSQQKSQALRPETVAEGVSYLLQQGDDAKMSQLVLR; this is encoded by the coding sequence ATGGCACGTCAACTGGCGGGGCAGACCGCAATCGTGACGGGCGCGAGCAGGGGAATTGGCCGCGCCATCGTCCGCAACCTGTTGGAGCTTGGGATCAACGTGGTGGCGGTGGCGCGCAACGAATACGGACTGGAACGGTTGCAAGAAGAGATGCGCGTCGGCAAACGATTGCTCGCTGTGGCGTGCGACATCCGCGACCAATTGGAAGTGGAGCGTCTGTTTGAAGTGGCGTCCGATCGATTTGGCCGCATCGAGATCGTCGTCAACAACGCCGGAGTCGGATCGTTCGCTCCGATCGAAGAGTATGACGAAGTGATGCTCGACGAAATTCTCGATACGAACCTCAAAGCCGTTTTCCATATGTGCAGGGCTGCGTTCGTTCATATGAAACGCAACGGCGGCGGGCAGGTCGTCAACATCGCGGCGCTGCTCGGCATGGAGACGGAGCCGTTTGCTTCGGCGTACTGTGCCTCCAAGTGGGGGGTGATGGGGTTGACGGAAGCTCTGCACCAAGAAGGTCGTCCACACGGCATTCGCGTGGCGGTCGTGGCCCCTGGCACGACCCAGACCGACTTTGCAGGCATCCCCTCGCAGCAGAAGTCGCAGGCGCTGCGCCCCGAAACGGTGGCAGAGGGCGTCTCTTACTTGCTGCAACAGGGCGACGATGCCAAGATGTCGCAATTGGTGCTTCGCTAA
- a CDS encoding flagellar brake protein, translating to MSSIFEGANILVSSTNYSNMGQVFLEQGELFDVVFPADSNFTIGDPVTATIYHRNGILTFQSTVIGTIDERILMIKPSRDTSLLNRRQHQRYDVNLPAKVKIDQNELNATVMDISAGGLRFQSDKYIEEGMELDFTLGSASNFAGKGIVRRVQLKEGIFEFGLEFVLTPDLQRNLEQYLIRYEQLKEAMNEA from the coding sequence ATGAGCAGTATTTTTGAAGGAGCAAACATTCTCGTCAGTTCGACCAACTATTCCAATATGGGTCAAGTATTCTTGGAACAGGGCGAATTGTTCGATGTCGTGTTCCCGGCCGATTCCAACTTCACCATCGGCGACCCAGTGACGGCAACCATCTACCATAGAAACGGGATCCTCACCTTCCAGTCCACGGTCATCGGCACCATCGACGAACGGATTCTCATGATCAAGCCGAGCCGTGACACGTCGCTGTTGAACCGTCGTCAGCACCAACGCTATGACGTCAACTTGCCGGCGAAAGTCAAAATCGACCAGAACGAACTCAACGCAACGGTCATGGACATCTCCGCGGGCGGCCTGCGCTTCCAGTCGGACAAGTACATCGAGGAAGGCATGGAGCTCGACTTCACCCTCGGTTCGGCCAGCAACTTTGCCGGCAAGGGCATCGTGCGCCGCGTGCAGTTGAAGGAAGGCATCTTCGAATTCGGTCTCGAGTTCGTGCTCACGCCGGACCTGCAGCGCAACTTGGAGCAATACTTGATTCGCTACGAGCAACTCAAAGAAGCGATGAACGAAGCGTAA
- the mtrB gene encoding trp RNA-binding attenuation protein MtrB, producing the protein MTTKDNMQSNEYIVIKAHDNGVQVIGLTRGQDTRFHHAEKLDRGEVLIAQFTEHTSAVKIRGKSTILTRHGVVESGE; encoded by the coding sequence ATGACGACCAAAGACAACATGCAAAGCAACGAATACATTGTAATCAAAGCGCACGACAACGGCGTCCAAGTGATCGGTTTGACACGCGGACAAGACACTCGGTTTCACCATGCCGAGAAATTGGATCGCGGAGAAGTTTTGATCGCTCAATTTACGGAGCACACCTCCGCTGTGAAGATTCGCGGCAAATCGACGATTCTGACTCGTCATGGTGTGGTCGAGTCCGGCGAGTAG